A stretch of the Cryptosporangium phraense genome encodes the following:
- a CDS encoding MaoC family dehydratase N-terminal domain-containing protein, with the protein MSAADAVGRTYPKTAPYEVGREKIREFAEAIGDLNPAYLDPAAAQKLGHPDVIAPPTFPIIFTMRSTGAAVFDPDLEMDYARVVHGEQRFVYERPVRAGDRLVCATEIEDVKVRAGSIFLSMRTDVTTEDGEPVLAAYALIVSRAADEES; encoded by the coding sequence ATGAGCGCGGCCGACGCGGTCGGGCGGACGTATCCGAAGACCGCTCCGTACGAGGTCGGGCGCGAGAAGATCCGGGAGTTCGCCGAGGCCATCGGCGACCTGAACCCGGCCTACCTCGACCCGGCCGCCGCGCAGAAGCTGGGCCACCCGGACGTCATCGCGCCGCCGACGTTCCCGATCATCTTCACGATGCGCTCGACCGGCGCCGCCGTCTTCGATCCCGACCTGGAGATGGACTACGCCCGCGTCGTGCACGGGGAGCAGCGCTTCGTGTACGAGCGTCCGGTCCGTGCGGGGGACCGGCTGGTCTGCGCGACCGAGATCGAGGACGTGAAGGTCCGGGCCGGCAGCATCTTCCTGTCGATGCGTACCGACGTCACCACCGAGGACGGCGAGCCGGTGCTCGCCGCCTACGCGCTGATCGTGTCCCGCGCCGCGGACGAGGAGAGCTGA
- a CDS encoding MaoC family dehydratase encodes MTATVSYDDVEVGTELPSKTFPIQRSNLVQYAGASGDFNVIHWNERVAKSVGLPNVIAHGMFTMAEASRVLTEWVGDPGAVVDYGVRFTKPVVVPDDDAGASLEVSGKVTEKLDARRVAVELTARSGDDKVLGRAKAVLQLA; translated from the coding sequence ATGACCGCCACCGTCTCTTACGACGACGTCGAGGTCGGTACCGAGCTGCCTTCGAAGACGTTCCCGATCCAGCGCTCGAACCTGGTGCAGTACGCGGGCGCGTCCGGCGACTTCAACGTGATCCATTGGAACGAGCGGGTCGCCAAGTCCGTCGGGTTGCCCAATGTCATCGCGCACGGGATGTTCACGATGGCCGAGGCCAGCCGGGTGCTCACCGAGTGGGTCGGGGATCCTGGAGCGGTCGTGGACTACGGGGTCCGGTTCACGAAGCCGGTCGTGGTTCCGGACGACGATGCCGGGGCCAGCCTGGAGGTCTCCGGCAAGGTCACGGAGAAGTTGGACGCCCGCCGGGTCGCGGTCGAGCTCACGGCCCGTTCCGGTGACGACAAGGTCCTCGGCCGCGCCAAGGCAGTCCTCCAACTCGCCTGA